One window of the Polypterus senegalus isolate Bchr_013 chromosome 18, ASM1683550v1, whole genome shotgun sequence genome contains the following:
- the ccdc32 gene encoding coiled-coil domain-containing protein 32, producing the protein MIDSFESCGVQSSGDLWAQICSTLPNTNNDAGSTEEVFTDSFQPEPILSVCEGQVENGHPETSTSMASFNMFQNPWAPMPDSEVYIASLENRLRRIKGQTQEVTSQGMLRTLSQAKKECWDRFLHEAEESHLYQEGNDLDQSALEQLRRWLQPEKVAISAEELQALLQPEPPQLCVEHLEQNEQKEEGEEADKEESQMAEK; encoded by the exons atgattgacAGCTTTGAATCTTGTGGTGTGCAGTCCAGCGGTGACCTGTGGGCCCAAATCTGCTCCACCTTACCTAACACAAATAACGATGCAGGCTCTACGGAGGAGGTGTTTACAGACTCTTTTCAACCTGAGCCTATCCTTTCAGTGTGCGAAGGCCAAGTGGAAAATGGGCACCCAGAAACCAGTACAAGTATGGCTTCGTTTAATATGTTTCAGAATCCTTGGGCCCCCATGCCTGATTCAGAGGTGTACATTGCGAGCTTAG AAAATCGTCTCAGAAGGATTAAAGGTCAGACACAAGAAGTGACCTCACAAGGTATGCTCAGAACATTGTCCCAGGCCAAAAAAGAATGCTGGGACAGGTTCCTCCATGAAGCGGAGGAGTCACATCTCTACCAGGAAGGAAATGATTTGGACCAAAG TGCTCTGGAACAACTGAGAAGATGGCTACAGCCTGAGAAGGTGGCCATCAGTGCAGAAGAGTTGCAGGCTCTCCTTCAACCAGAGCCACCTCAATTATGTGTTGAACACCTGGAGCAGAATGAGCAAAAGGAGGAAGGAGAGGAAGCAGATAAAGAAGAGAGCCAGATGGCTGAGAAATAA